The Siansivirga zeaxanthinifaciens CC-SAMT-1 region TTTGTCTCCTACTGATGCGTATCTTCTTTTAGTACCACCTAGAACACGTATTGTTAATACTTCTTTTGCTCCAGTGTTGTCTGCTACTTTTAATCTTGATTCTTGCTGTACCATAATTATTTAGCTCTTTCTATGATTTCAACTAATCTCCAACATTTAGATTTACTTAAAGGTCTTGTTTCCATGATTCTTACAGTATCTCCAATGTTACAATCGTTTGTTTCGTCGTGTGCAACATATTTTTTTGTTTTTAACACGAACTTACCATACATAGGGTGTTT contains the following coding sequences:
- the rpsQ gene encoding 30S ribosomal protein S17 is translated as METRNLRKERIGVVTSNKMQKSIVVSEVKKVKHPMYGKFVLKTKKYVAHDETNDCNIGDTVRIMETRPLSKSKCWRLVEIIERAK